The Thunnus thynnus chromosome 2, fThuThy2.1, whole genome shotgun sequence genome includes a region encoding these proteins:
- the med22 gene encoding mediator of RNA polymerase II transcription subunit 22 isoform X2: MATQRVLPQSKETLLQSYNKRLKDDIKSILDNFTEIIKTAKIEDETQVSRPTQAEQDHYEMHVRAANIVRAGESLMKLVSDLKQFLILNDFPSVNDAISLQNQQLRSLQDECDKKLTSLRDEIAIDLYELEEEYYSSRYK; encoded by the exons ATGGCTACTCAGAGAGTGCTCCCCCAAAGCAAAGAGACTTTACTGCAGAGCTACAACAAGAGATTGAAAGATGACATCAAGTCCATCCTGGATAACTTCACCGAAATTATCAAAACTGCGAAG ATAGAGGATGAGACACAGGTTTCTCGACCAACCCAAGCAGAGCAAGACCATTATGAGATGCATGTACGAGCAGCCAACATT GTACGTGCCGGTGAGTCCCTGATGAAGCTGGTTTCAGATCTGAAGCAGTTCCTGATTCTGAATGACTTTCCCTCCGTGAACGACGCCATCAGCCTCCAGAACCAGCAGCTCCGCTCACTGCAGGACGAGTGTGACAAGAAGCTCACCTCGCTCCGCGATGAGATCGCCATCGACCTGTATGAGCTCGAGGAAGAATATTACTCCTCCAGGTACAAGTAG
- the med22 gene encoding mediator of RNA polymerase II transcription subunit 22 isoform X1 yields the protein MATQRVLPQSKETLLQSYNKRLKDDIKSILDNFTEIIKTAKIEDETQVSRPTQAEQDHYEMHVRAANIVRAGESLMKLVSDLKQFLILNDFPSVNDAISLQNQQLRSLQDECDKKLTSLRDEIAIDLYELEEEYYSSSYSQWDSTDLPLCEAYRQRDSWASPGSSCSSTQGEREDVDGPPSQETNPQHHLNGHGTTSIEKP from the exons ATGGCTACTCAGAGAGTGCTCCCCCAAAGCAAAGAGACTTTACTGCAGAGCTACAACAAGAGATTGAAAGATGACATCAAGTCCATCCTGGATAACTTCACCGAAATTATCAAAACTGCGAAG ATAGAGGATGAGACACAGGTTTCTCGACCAACCCAAGCAGAGCAAGACCATTATGAGATGCATGTACGAGCAGCCAACATT GTACGTGCCGGTGAGTCCCTGATGAAGCTGGTTTCAGATCTGAAGCAGTTCCTGATTCTGAATGACTTTCCCTCCGTGAACGACGCCATCAGCCTCCAGAACCAGCAGCTCCGCTCACTGCAGGACGAGTGTGACAAGAAGCTCACCTCGCTCCGCGATGAGATCGCCATCGACCTGTATGAGCTCGAGGAAGAATATTACTCCTCCAG CTACAGTCAGTGGGACAGCACTGATCTGCCCCTGTGCGAGGCCTACCGGCAGCGAGACAGCTGGGCCTCCccaggcagcagctgcagctctacCCAGGGAGAGCGAGAGGACGTGGATGGACCTCCCTCACAGGAGACAAACCCTCAACACCACCTCAATGGACACGGGACCACCTCCATAGAAAAACCATGA
- the c2h9orf78 gene encoding splicing factor C9orf78 homolog, giving the protein MPCGKNFRRRKDSSDVEEDETTEEVRSKVEEAKELQSLRKRQSGVSVTALLVGEKLPPEAEIDNDPFKLKTGGVVDMKKVKDRNRDMTEDETDLNLGTSFSAETNRRDEDADMMKYIETELKKKKGLVEAEEQKVKVKNAEDHLYELPESIRVNSAKKTEEMLSNQMLSGIPEVDLGIDAKIKNIIHTEEAKAKLLAEQRNKKKDNGTSFVPTNIAVNYVQHNRFYHEDVNAPQRHHRHREEPKARPLRVGDTEKPGPEASSPPNYRKRPNNEKATDDYHYEKFKKMNRRY; this is encoded by the exons ATGCCGTGTGGGAAAAACTTTAGGAGGAGAAAGGACTCGTCAGATGTCGAGGAGGATGAGACAACTGAAGAAGTCAG aTCAAAAGTAGAGGAGGCCAAAGAACTTCAGAGTTTGCGGAAACGACAGAGCGGAGTCAG TGTTACCGCCTTGTTGGTAGGAGAGAAACTGCCACCAGAGGCTGAAATTGAT AATGACCCCTTTAAGCTGAAAACTGGAGGGGTTGTAGACATGAAGAAAGTCAAAGATAGGAATAGAGACAT GACAGAAGATGAGACAGACCTCAACCTGGGAACCTCCTTTTCAGCTGAAACTAACAGAAGAGATGAGGATGCAGACAT GATGAAATACATCGAGACAGAgctgaaaaagaagaagggCCTCGTGGAAGCTGAGGAACAAAAAGTTAAGGTGAAGAATGCAGAGGACCACCTGTATGAGCTGCCCGAGAGCATCCGAGTGAACTCTGCCAAGAAGACAGAGGAGATGTTATCCAATCAGATGCTGAGTGGGATCCCGGAGGTTGATCTTGGTATTGA TGCAAAGATAAAGAACATTATCCATACAGAGGAGGCAAAAGCCAAGCTGTTGGCAGAACagaggaacaagaaaaaagacaacGGCACATCATTTGTGCCGACCAACATCGCCGTCAACTATGTCCAACACAACCGCT TCTATCACGAGGATGTTAACGCACCACAGAGGcaccacagacacagagaagagCCCAAAGCAAGGCCGCTGCGTGTGGGCGACACTGAGAAACCAGGTCCAGAGG CATCCTCACCACCTAACTACCGTAAACGTCCCAACAATGAAAAGGCTACTGATGACTACCATTACGAGAAGTTCAAGAAGATGAATCGACGATATTGA